In a genomic window of Arvicanthis niloticus isolate mArvNil1 chromosome 8, mArvNil1.pat.X, whole genome shotgun sequence:
- the Sema4d gene encoding semaphorin-4D isoform X3: protein MRMCAPGRGLFLALVVVLRTVVAFAPVPRITWEHGEVGLVQFHEPGIFNYSALLMSEDKDTLYVGAREAVFAVNALDISEKQHEVYWKVSEDKKSKCAEKGKSKQTECLNYIRVLQPLTSTSLYVCGTNAFQPTCDHLNLTSFKFLGKSEDGKGRCPFDPAHSYTSVMVGGELYSGTSYNFLGSEPIISRNSSHSPLRTEYAIPWLNEPSFVFADVIQKRPDGTESEDDKVYFFFTEVSVEYEFVFKLMIPRVARVCKGDQGGLRTLQKKWTSFLKARLICSRPDSGLVFNILQDVFVLRAPDLKEPVFYAVFTPQLNNVGLSAVCAYTLATVEAVFSRGKYMQSATVEQSHTKWVRYNGPVPTPRPGACIDSEARAANYTSSLNLPDKTLQFVKDHPLMDDSVTPIDNRPKLVKKDVNYTQIVVDRTQALDGTFYDVMFISTDRGALHKAVILAKEVHVVEETQLFQDSEPVLTLLLSSKKGRKFVYAGSNSGVVQAPLAFCGKHSSCEDCVLARDPYCAWSPAIKACATLHQAEGSSRGWIQDMSGDTSSCMDKSKESFHQHFFKHGGTAELKCFQKSNLARVVWKFQNGELKAVSPKYGFVGGKHLLIFNLSDGDSGVYQCLSEERVRNKTVSQLLAKHILEVKMVPRIPPSPTSQAAQTEASSPKSFPSPGSSLSCLGPDSSSPRSPWPALASGPNSRKQVTLLPPFLSDQAQQVQALGTFYLFCQATEGTG from the exons ATGAGGATGTGTGCCCCCGGTAGGGGGCTGTTCCTGGCCCTGGTGGTAGTGTTGAGGACCGTGGTGGCATTTGCACCTGTGCCTCGGATCACCTGGGAACATGGAG AGGTAGGTCTGGTGCAGTTTCACGAGCCAGGCATCTTCAACTACTCGGCCTTGCTGATGAGTGAGGACAAAGACACTCTGTATGTGGGCGCCCGGGAAGCTGTCTTTGCAGTGAATGCGCTAGACATCTCTGAGAAGCAACATGAG GTATATTGGAAGGTCTCTGAAGACAAAAAGTCCAAGTGCGCAGAGAAGGGGAAATCCAAGCAG ACGGAATGCCTTAACTACATACGAGTGCTGCAGCCGCTCACCAGCACCTCCCTCTATGTGTGTGGGACCAATGCATTCCAGCCCACCTGTGACCACCTG AACTTGACATCCTTCAAGTTTCTGGGGAAGAGTGAAGATGGCAAAGGAAGATGCCCCTTCGACCCCGCCCATAGCTACACATCAGTCATGGTTG GGGGTGAGCTCTACTCCGGGACATCATATAATTTCTTGGGCAGTGAACCCATCATCTCACgaaattcttcccacagtcccttGAGGACGGAGTATGCCATCCCGTGGTTAAATG AGCCTAGTTTTGTCTTTGCTGACGTGATCCAAAAACGCCCAGATGGTACAGAGAGTGAAGATGACAAGGTCTACTTCTTCTTTACGGAGGTGTCTGTGGAGTACGAGTTCGTTTTCAAGTTGATGATCCCACGAGTTGCCAGGGTGTGCAAG GGTGACCAGGGTGGCCTGCGGACTTTGCAAAAAAAGTGGACCTCCTTCCTAAAGGCCAGGCTGATCTGCTCCAGACCAGACAGTGGCCTAGTCTTCAATATACTCCAGGATGTGTTTGTGCTGAGGGCCCCGGACCTCAAGGAGCCTGTGTTCTATGCGGTCTTCACCCCACAGCT GAACAATGTGGGTCTGTCAGCTGTCTGTGCCTACACGCTGGCCACAGTGGAGGCCGTCTTCTCCCGTGGAAAATACATGCAGAGTGCCACAGTGGAGCAGTCTCACACTAAGTGGGTGCGCTACAACGGCCCAGTGCCCACTCCCCGGCCTGGAGCG TGTATCGACAGTGAGGCCCGGGCAGCCAACTACACCAGCTCCTTGAATCTCCCAGACAAAACGTTGCAGTTTGTAAAAGACCACCCTTTGATGGATGACTCTGTGACCCCGATAGACAACAGGCCCAAGCTGGTCAAAAAAGATGTAAACTACACCCAGATAGTTGTAGACAGGACCCAAGCCCTGGATGGCACCTTCTATGATGTCATGTTCATCAGCACAG ACCGGGGAGCTCTGCATAAAGCCGTCATCCTTGCAAAAGAGGTCCACGTTGTTGAGGAGACCCAGCTCTTCCAGGACTCTGAACCGGTCCTAACTCTGCTGCTATCGTCAAAGAAG GGGAGGAAGTTTGTCTATGCTGGCTCCAACTCAGGAGTGGTCCAAGCTCCGCTGGCCTTCTGCGGAAAGCACAGTAGCTGTGAAGACTGTGTGCTAGCACGGGACCCATACTGTGCCTGGAGCCCGGCCATCAAGGCCTGCGCTACCTTGCACCAGGCAGAGGGCTCCAGCAG GGGCTGGATTCAGGACATGAGTGGCGACACATCCTCGTGCATGG ATAAGAGTAAAGAAAGTTTCCATCAGCATTTTTTCAAGCATGGCGGCACTGCAGAACTCAAATGTTTCCAAAAGTCCAACCTGGCCCGGGTGGTGTGGAAGTTCCAGAATGGCGAGTTGAAGGCTGTGAGTCCCAAGTATGGCTTCGTGGGTGGGAAGCACCTGCTCATCTTCAACCTGTCAGACGGAGACAGCGGTGTGTACCAGTGCCTGTCAGAGGAAAGGGTGAGGAATAAAACGGTCTCCCAGCTGCTCGCCAAGCACATCCTGGAAGTGAAGATGGTACCTCGGATCCCCCCGTCACCTACCTCACAGGCTGCTCAGACAGAAG CCTCATCTCCTAAGTCCTTCCCTTCTCCTGGCTCTTCTCTGTCCTGTCTGGGCCCTGACTCATCTTCTCCCAGAAGCCCTTGGCCGGCCTTGGCCTCAGGGCCCAACAGCCGTAAGCAGGTCACCTTGCTGCCACCCTTCCTGAGTGACCAGGCACAGCAAGTGCAGGCGCTGGGGACCTTCTACCTCTTCTGCCAGGCCACAG AAGGAACTGGATAG
- the Sema4d gene encoding semaphorin-4D isoform X1 → MRMCAPGRGLFLALVVVLRTVVAFAPVPRITWEHGEVGLVQFHEPGIFNYSALLMSEDKDTLYVGAREAVFAVNALDISEKQHEVYWKVSEDKKSKCAEKGKSKQTECLNYIRVLQPLTSTSLYVCGTNAFQPTCDHLNLTSFKFLGKSEDGKGRCPFDPAHSYTSVMVGGELYSGTSYNFLGSEPIISRNSSHSPLRTEYAIPWLNEPSFVFADVIQKRPDGTESEDDKVYFFFTEVSVEYEFVFKLMIPRVARVCKGDQGGLRTLQKKWTSFLKARLICSRPDSGLVFNILQDVFVLRAPDLKEPVFYAVFTPQLNNVGLSAVCAYTLATVEAVFSRGKYMQSATVEQSHTKWVRYNGPVPTPRPGACIDSEARAANYTSSLNLPDKTLQFVKDHPLMDDSVTPIDNRPKLVKKDVNYTQIVVDRTQALDGTFYDVMFISTDRGALHKAVILAKEVHVVEETQLFQDSEPVLTLLLSSKKGRKFVYAGSNSGVVQAPLAFCGKHSSCEDCVLARDPYCAWSPAIKACATLHQAEGSSRGWIQDMSGDTSSCMDKSKESFHQHFFKHGGTAELKCFQKSNLARVVWKFQNGELKAVSPKYGFVGGKHLLIFNLSDGDSGVYQCLSEERVRNKTVSQLLAKHILEVKMVPRIPPSPTSQAAQTEGSRITSKMASTQGSSPPTPALWATSPRAATLPPKSSSIGTPCEPKMVIPQLHSEKTVYLKSSDNRLLMSLLLFIFVLFLCLFSYNCYKGYLPGQCLKFRSALLLGKKKPKSDFSDLEQSVKETLVEPGSFSQQNGDQPKPALDTGYETEQDTITSKVPTDREDSQRIDELSARDKPFDVKCELKFADSDADGD, encoded by the exons ATGAGGATGTGTGCCCCCGGTAGGGGGCTGTTCCTGGCCCTGGTGGTAGTGTTGAGGACCGTGGTGGCATTTGCACCTGTGCCTCGGATCACCTGGGAACATGGAG AGGTAGGTCTGGTGCAGTTTCACGAGCCAGGCATCTTCAACTACTCGGCCTTGCTGATGAGTGAGGACAAAGACACTCTGTATGTGGGCGCCCGGGAAGCTGTCTTTGCAGTGAATGCGCTAGACATCTCTGAGAAGCAACATGAG GTATATTGGAAGGTCTCTGAAGACAAAAAGTCCAAGTGCGCAGAGAAGGGGAAATCCAAGCAG ACGGAATGCCTTAACTACATACGAGTGCTGCAGCCGCTCACCAGCACCTCCCTCTATGTGTGTGGGACCAATGCATTCCAGCCCACCTGTGACCACCTG AACTTGACATCCTTCAAGTTTCTGGGGAAGAGTGAAGATGGCAAAGGAAGATGCCCCTTCGACCCCGCCCATAGCTACACATCAGTCATGGTTG GGGGTGAGCTCTACTCCGGGACATCATATAATTTCTTGGGCAGTGAACCCATCATCTCACgaaattcttcccacagtcccttGAGGACGGAGTATGCCATCCCGTGGTTAAATG AGCCTAGTTTTGTCTTTGCTGACGTGATCCAAAAACGCCCAGATGGTACAGAGAGTGAAGATGACAAGGTCTACTTCTTCTTTACGGAGGTGTCTGTGGAGTACGAGTTCGTTTTCAAGTTGATGATCCCACGAGTTGCCAGGGTGTGCAAG GGTGACCAGGGTGGCCTGCGGACTTTGCAAAAAAAGTGGACCTCCTTCCTAAAGGCCAGGCTGATCTGCTCCAGACCAGACAGTGGCCTAGTCTTCAATATACTCCAGGATGTGTTTGTGCTGAGGGCCCCGGACCTCAAGGAGCCTGTGTTCTATGCGGTCTTCACCCCACAGCT GAACAATGTGGGTCTGTCAGCTGTCTGTGCCTACACGCTGGCCACAGTGGAGGCCGTCTTCTCCCGTGGAAAATACATGCAGAGTGCCACAGTGGAGCAGTCTCACACTAAGTGGGTGCGCTACAACGGCCCAGTGCCCACTCCCCGGCCTGGAGCG TGTATCGACAGTGAGGCCCGGGCAGCCAACTACACCAGCTCCTTGAATCTCCCAGACAAAACGTTGCAGTTTGTAAAAGACCACCCTTTGATGGATGACTCTGTGACCCCGATAGACAACAGGCCCAAGCTGGTCAAAAAAGATGTAAACTACACCCAGATAGTTGTAGACAGGACCCAAGCCCTGGATGGCACCTTCTATGATGTCATGTTCATCAGCACAG ACCGGGGAGCTCTGCATAAAGCCGTCATCCTTGCAAAAGAGGTCCACGTTGTTGAGGAGACCCAGCTCTTCCAGGACTCTGAACCGGTCCTAACTCTGCTGCTATCGTCAAAGAAG GGGAGGAAGTTTGTCTATGCTGGCTCCAACTCAGGAGTGGTCCAAGCTCCGCTGGCCTTCTGCGGAAAGCACAGTAGCTGTGAAGACTGTGTGCTAGCACGGGACCCATACTGTGCCTGGAGCCCGGCCATCAAGGCCTGCGCTACCTTGCACCAGGCAGAGGGCTCCAGCAG GGGCTGGATTCAGGACATGAGTGGCGACACATCCTCGTGCATGG ATAAGAGTAAAGAAAGTTTCCATCAGCATTTTTTCAAGCATGGCGGCACTGCAGAACTCAAATGTTTCCAAAAGTCCAACCTGGCCCGGGTGGTGTGGAAGTTCCAGAATGGCGAGTTGAAGGCTGTGAGTCCCAAGTATGGCTTCGTGGGTGGGAAGCACCTGCTCATCTTCAACCTGTCAGACGGAGACAGCGGTGTGTACCAGTGCCTGTCAGAGGAAAGGGTGAGGAATAAAACGGTCTCCCAGCTGCTCGCCAAGCACATCCTGGAAGTGAAGATGGTACCTCGGATCCCCCCGTCACCTACCTCACAGGCTGCTCAGACAGAAGGTAGTAGGATCACATCCAAAATGGCATCTACCCAGGGGTCCTCTCCCCCTACCCCGGCTCTGTGGGCAACCTCCCCCAGGGCCGCCactctacctcccaagtcctCCTCCATCGGCACACCCTGTGAACCAAAGATGGTCATCCCCCAGCTCCACTCCGAGAAGACGGTGTATCTCAAGTCCAGTGACAACCGCCTGCTCAtgtctctcctcctcttcatctttgtcctcttcctctgcctcttttcCTACAACTGCTACAAGGGCTACCTGCCCGGACAGTGCTTAAAATTCCGTTCAGCCCTGCTGCTTGGAAAGAAAAAACCCAAGTCAGATTTCTCTGACCTGGAGCAGAGTGTGAAGGAGACGCTGGTCGAGCCTGGGAGCTTCTCACAGCAGAACGGCGACCAGCCCAAGCCAGCCCTGGATACTGGCTATGAAACGGAGCAGGACACCATCACCAGCAAAGTCCCCACGGATCGAGAGGACTCGCAACGGATCGACGAACTCTCTGCCCGGGACAAACCGTTTGATGTCAAGTGTGAACTGAAGTTTGCAGATTCGGATGCTGACGGGGACTGA
- the Sema4d gene encoding semaphorin-4D isoform X4, whose product MRMCAPGRGLFLALVVVLRTVVAFAPVPRITWEHGEVGLVQFHEPGIFNYSALLMSEDKDTLYVGAREAVFAVNALDISEKQHEVYWKVSEDKKSKCAEKGKSKQTECLNYIRVLQPLTSTSLYVCGTNAFQPTCDHLNLTSFKFLGKSEDGKGRCPFDPAHSYTSVMVGGELYSGTSYNFLGSEPIISRNSSHSPLRTEYAIPWLNEPSFVFADVIQKRPDGTESEDDKVYFFFTEVSVEYEFVFKLMIPRVARVCKGDQGGLRTLQKKWTSFLKARLICSRPDSGLVFNILQDVFVLRAPDLKEPVFYAVFTPQLNNVGLSAVCAYTLATVEAVFSRGKYMQSATVEQSHTKWVRYNGPVPTPRPGACIDSEARAANYTSSLNLPDKTLQFVKDHPLMDDSVTPIDNRPKLVKKDVNYTQIVVDRTQALDGTFYDVMFISTDRGALHKAVILAKEVHVVEETQLFQDSEPVLTLLLSSKKGRKFVYAGSNSGVVQAPLAFCGKHSSCEDCVLARDPYCAWSPAIKACATLHQAEGSSRGWIQDMSGDTSSCMASSPKSFPSPGSSLSCLGPDSSSPRSPWPALASGPNSRKQVTLLPPFLSDQAQQVQALGTFYLFCQATGPADVRFIWEKNGHVLETCVPMQTHALPDGRAHALSWLRDTIQETTEYSCSVLSSAGNQTSKVHITVMRREALQQEKWSQELAAWRAVAGEHDRLMQGWRKAWESCSKDTF is encoded by the exons ATGAGGATGTGTGCCCCCGGTAGGGGGCTGTTCCTGGCCCTGGTGGTAGTGTTGAGGACCGTGGTGGCATTTGCACCTGTGCCTCGGATCACCTGGGAACATGGAG AGGTAGGTCTGGTGCAGTTTCACGAGCCAGGCATCTTCAACTACTCGGCCTTGCTGATGAGTGAGGACAAAGACACTCTGTATGTGGGCGCCCGGGAAGCTGTCTTTGCAGTGAATGCGCTAGACATCTCTGAGAAGCAACATGAG GTATATTGGAAGGTCTCTGAAGACAAAAAGTCCAAGTGCGCAGAGAAGGGGAAATCCAAGCAG ACGGAATGCCTTAACTACATACGAGTGCTGCAGCCGCTCACCAGCACCTCCCTCTATGTGTGTGGGACCAATGCATTCCAGCCCACCTGTGACCACCTG AACTTGACATCCTTCAAGTTTCTGGGGAAGAGTGAAGATGGCAAAGGAAGATGCCCCTTCGACCCCGCCCATAGCTACACATCAGTCATGGTTG GGGGTGAGCTCTACTCCGGGACATCATATAATTTCTTGGGCAGTGAACCCATCATCTCACgaaattcttcccacagtcccttGAGGACGGAGTATGCCATCCCGTGGTTAAATG AGCCTAGTTTTGTCTTTGCTGACGTGATCCAAAAACGCCCAGATGGTACAGAGAGTGAAGATGACAAGGTCTACTTCTTCTTTACGGAGGTGTCTGTGGAGTACGAGTTCGTTTTCAAGTTGATGATCCCACGAGTTGCCAGGGTGTGCAAG GGTGACCAGGGTGGCCTGCGGACTTTGCAAAAAAAGTGGACCTCCTTCCTAAAGGCCAGGCTGATCTGCTCCAGACCAGACAGTGGCCTAGTCTTCAATATACTCCAGGATGTGTTTGTGCTGAGGGCCCCGGACCTCAAGGAGCCTGTGTTCTATGCGGTCTTCACCCCACAGCT GAACAATGTGGGTCTGTCAGCTGTCTGTGCCTACACGCTGGCCACAGTGGAGGCCGTCTTCTCCCGTGGAAAATACATGCAGAGTGCCACAGTGGAGCAGTCTCACACTAAGTGGGTGCGCTACAACGGCCCAGTGCCCACTCCCCGGCCTGGAGCG TGTATCGACAGTGAGGCCCGGGCAGCCAACTACACCAGCTCCTTGAATCTCCCAGACAAAACGTTGCAGTTTGTAAAAGACCACCCTTTGATGGATGACTCTGTGACCCCGATAGACAACAGGCCCAAGCTGGTCAAAAAAGATGTAAACTACACCCAGATAGTTGTAGACAGGACCCAAGCCCTGGATGGCACCTTCTATGATGTCATGTTCATCAGCACAG ACCGGGGAGCTCTGCATAAAGCCGTCATCCTTGCAAAAGAGGTCCACGTTGTTGAGGAGACCCAGCTCTTCCAGGACTCTGAACCGGTCCTAACTCTGCTGCTATCGTCAAAGAAG GGGAGGAAGTTTGTCTATGCTGGCTCCAACTCAGGAGTGGTCCAAGCTCCGCTGGCCTTCTGCGGAAAGCACAGTAGCTGTGAAGACTGTGTGCTAGCACGGGACCCATACTGTGCCTGGAGCCCGGCCATCAAGGCCTGCGCTACCTTGCACCAGGCAGAGGGCTCCAGCAG GGGCTGGATTCAGGACATGAGTGGCGACACATCCTCGTGCATGG CCTCATCTCCTAAGTCCTTCCCTTCTCCTGGCTCTTCTCTGTCCTGTCTGGGCCCTGACTCATCTTCTCCCAGAAGCCCTTGGCCGGCCTTGGCCTCAGGGCCCAACAGCCGTAAGCAGGTCACCTTGCTGCCACCCTTCCTGAGTGACCAGGCACAGCAAGTGCAGGCGCTGGGGACCTTCTACCTCTTCTGCCAGGCCACAG GTCCAGCAGATGTCCGCTTCATCTGGGAGAAGAATGGGCATGTCCTGGAGACGTGTGTACCTATGCAGACCCATGCACTGCCCGATGGCAGGGCCCATGCCCTCAGCTGGCTTCGGGACACCATTCAAGAAACCACCGAGTACAgctgctctgtcctctcctcggcAGGGAACCAGAC
- the Sema4d gene encoding semaphorin-4D isoform X2 yields the protein MRMCAPGRGLFLALVVVLRTVVAFAPVPRITWEHGEVGLVQFHEPGIFNYSALLMSEDKDTLYVGAREAVFAVNALDISEKQHEVYWKVSEDKKSKCAEKGKSKQTECLNYIRVLQPLTSTSLYVCGTNAFQPTCDHLNLTSFKFLGKSEDGKGRCPFDPAHSYTSVMVGGELYSGTSYNFLGSEPIISRNSSHSPLRTEYAIPWLNEPSFVFADVIQKRPDGTESEDDKVYFFFTEVSVEYEFVFKLMIPRVARVCKGDQGGLRTLQKKWTSFLKARLICSRPDSGLVFNILQDVFVLRAPDLKEPVFYAVFTPQLNNVGLSAVCAYTLATVEAVFSRGKYMQSATVEQSHTKWVRYNGPVPTPRPGACIDSEARAANYTSSLNLPDKTLQFVKDHPLMDDSVTPIDNRPKLVKKDVNYTQIVVDRTQALDGTFYDVMFISTDRGALHKAVILAKEVHVVEETQLFQDSEPVLTLLLSSKKGRKFVYAGSNSGVVQAPLAFCGKHSSCEDCVLARDPYCAWSPAIKACATLHQAEGSSRGWIQDMSGDTSSCMDKSKESFHQHFFKHGGTAELKCFQKSNLARVVWKFQNGELKAVSPKYGFVGGKHLLIFNLSDGDSGVYQCLSEERVRNKTVSQLLAKHILEVKMVPRIPPSPTSQAAQTEASSPKSFPSPGSSLSCLGPDSSSPRSPWPALASGPNSRKQVTLLPPFLSDQAQQVQALGTFYLFCQATGPADVRFIWEKNGHVLETCVPMQTHALPDGRAHALSWLRDTIQETTEYSCSVLSSAGNQTSKVHITVMRREALQQEKWSQELAAWRAVAGEHDRLMQGWRKAWESCSKDTF from the exons ATGAGGATGTGTGCCCCCGGTAGGGGGCTGTTCCTGGCCCTGGTGGTAGTGTTGAGGACCGTGGTGGCATTTGCACCTGTGCCTCGGATCACCTGGGAACATGGAG AGGTAGGTCTGGTGCAGTTTCACGAGCCAGGCATCTTCAACTACTCGGCCTTGCTGATGAGTGAGGACAAAGACACTCTGTATGTGGGCGCCCGGGAAGCTGTCTTTGCAGTGAATGCGCTAGACATCTCTGAGAAGCAACATGAG GTATATTGGAAGGTCTCTGAAGACAAAAAGTCCAAGTGCGCAGAGAAGGGGAAATCCAAGCAG ACGGAATGCCTTAACTACATACGAGTGCTGCAGCCGCTCACCAGCACCTCCCTCTATGTGTGTGGGACCAATGCATTCCAGCCCACCTGTGACCACCTG AACTTGACATCCTTCAAGTTTCTGGGGAAGAGTGAAGATGGCAAAGGAAGATGCCCCTTCGACCCCGCCCATAGCTACACATCAGTCATGGTTG GGGGTGAGCTCTACTCCGGGACATCATATAATTTCTTGGGCAGTGAACCCATCATCTCACgaaattcttcccacagtcccttGAGGACGGAGTATGCCATCCCGTGGTTAAATG AGCCTAGTTTTGTCTTTGCTGACGTGATCCAAAAACGCCCAGATGGTACAGAGAGTGAAGATGACAAGGTCTACTTCTTCTTTACGGAGGTGTCTGTGGAGTACGAGTTCGTTTTCAAGTTGATGATCCCACGAGTTGCCAGGGTGTGCAAG GGTGACCAGGGTGGCCTGCGGACTTTGCAAAAAAAGTGGACCTCCTTCCTAAAGGCCAGGCTGATCTGCTCCAGACCAGACAGTGGCCTAGTCTTCAATATACTCCAGGATGTGTTTGTGCTGAGGGCCCCGGACCTCAAGGAGCCTGTGTTCTATGCGGTCTTCACCCCACAGCT GAACAATGTGGGTCTGTCAGCTGTCTGTGCCTACACGCTGGCCACAGTGGAGGCCGTCTTCTCCCGTGGAAAATACATGCAGAGTGCCACAGTGGAGCAGTCTCACACTAAGTGGGTGCGCTACAACGGCCCAGTGCCCACTCCCCGGCCTGGAGCG TGTATCGACAGTGAGGCCCGGGCAGCCAACTACACCAGCTCCTTGAATCTCCCAGACAAAACGTTGCAGTTTGTAAAAGACCACCCTTTGATGGATGACTCTGTGACCCCGATAGACAACAGGCCCAAGCTGGTCAAAAAAGATGTAAACTACACCCAGATAGTTGTAGACAGGACCCAAGCCCTGGATGGCACCTTCTATGATGTCATGTTCATCAGCACAG ACCGGGGAGCTCTGCATAAAGCCGTCATCCTTGCAAAAGAGGTCCACGTTGTTGAGGAGACCCAGCTCTTCCAGGACTCTGAACCGGTCCTAACTCTGCTGCTATCGTCAAAGAAG GGGAGGAAGTTTGTCTATGCTGGCTCCAACTCAGGAGTGGTCCAAGCTCCGCTGGCCTTCTGCGGAAAGCACAGTAGCTGTGAAGACTGTGTGCTAGCACGGGACCCATACTGTGCCTGGAGCCCGGCCATCAAGGCCTGCGCTACCTTGCACCAGGCAGAGGGCTCCAGCAG GGGCTGGATTCAGGACATGAGTGGCGACACATCCTCGTGCATGG ATAAGAGTAAAGAAAGTTTCCATCAGCATTTTTTCAAGCATGGCGGCACTGCAGAACTCAAATGTTTCCAAAAGTCCAACCTGGCCCGGGTGGTGTGGAAGTTCCAGAATGGCGAGTTGAAGGCTGTGAGTCCCAAGTATGGCTTCGTGGGTGGGAAGCACCTGCTCATCTTCAACCTGTCAGACGGAGACAGCGGTGTGTACCAGTGCCTGTCAGAGGAAAGGGTGAGGAATAAAACGGTCTCCCAGCTGCTCGCCAAGCACATCCTGGAAGTGAAGATGGTACCTCGGATCCCCCCGTCACCTACCTCACAGGCTGCTCAGACAGAAG CCTCATCTCCTAAGTCCTTCCCTTCTCCTGGCTCTTCTCTGTCCTGTCTGGGCCCTGACTCATCTTCTCCCAGAAGCCCTTGGCCGGCCTTGGCCTCAGGGCCCAACAGCCGTAAGCAGGTCACCTTGCTGCCACCCTTCCTGAGTGACCAGGCACAGCAAGTGCAGGCGCTGGGGACCTTCTACCTCTTCTGCCAGGCCACAG GTCCAGCAGATGTCCGCTTCATCTGGGAGAAGAATGGGCATGTCCTGGAGACGTGTGTACCTATGCAGACCCATGCACTGCCCGATGGCAGGGCCCATGCCCTCAGCTGGCTTCGGGACACCATTCAAGAAACCACCGAGTACAgctgctctgtcctctcctcggcAGGGAACCAGAC